In one window of Calypte anna isolate BGI_N300 chromosome 1, bCalAnn1_v1.p, whole genome shotgun sequence DNA:
- the LOC103538172 gene encoding zinc finger protein 271 gives MNENEGDLQREGQDAAKPCRAISDSFMREASLGCDREVSHPRPDLLSPETGLEKTSHCGFRKRKETAVPQRAFMGEKPFICVECGQSFNRSSDLIRHQRIHTGEKPYMCTDCGKSFSRRSHLIQHQRVHTGERPYRCRDCGKSFSQSTHLVQHQRNHTGERPYVCAKCGRNFYQNSGLLRHANFHTGEKPYKCPQCGKRFSDSSNLLAHQRLHTGEKPYKCTDCNKCFSESSKLVIHQRVHTGEKPYLCPDCGKRFSQRSHLVQHRRTHTGEKPYKCAECGTCFSDNSTLIRHRRTHTGEKPFKCSHCGKSFSRNSYLVSHQRVHMW, from the coding sequence ATGAACGAAAATGAGGGGGATCTCCAGAGAGAGGGGCAGGACGCAGCCAAACCCTGCCGGGCCATTTCGGACTCTTTCATGAGGGAAGCTTCTCTGGGCTGTGACCGGGAAGTGTCCCATCCAAGACCAGACCTTCTCTCCCCAGAGACAGGGCTGGAGAAGACTTCCCACTGTGGCTTTCGGAAGCGGAAGGAGACAGCGGTGCCCCAACGAGCGTTCATGGGAGAGAAGCCCTTCATATGCGTCGAGTGCGGGCAGAGCTTCAACCGAAGCTCCGATCTGATCCGCCACCAGAGGATCCACACCGGGGAGAAGCCCTACATGTGCACCGACTGCGGCAAGAGCTTCAGCCGCCGCTCCCACCTCATCCAGCATCAGCGCGTCCACACGGGTGAGCGGCCGTACCGGTGCAGGGACTGCGGGAAGAGCTTCAGCCAGAGCACCCACCTGGTGCAGCACCAGCGCAACCACACTGGCGAGAGGCCTTATGTCTGTGCCAAGTGCGGGAGAAACTTCTACCAGAACTCGGGCCTGCTCCGCCATGCCAACTTTCACACGGGCGAGAAACCTTACAAGTGCCCCCAGTGTGGGAAGCGCTTCAGCGACAGCTCCAATCTCCTTGCTCACCAGCGGCTCCACACAGGTGAGAAGCCCTACAAGTGTACTGACTGCAACAAGTGCTTCAGTGAGAGCTCTAAGCTGGTCATCCACCAGCGTGTACACACAGGTGAGAAGCCATACTTGTGTCCTGACTGTGGGAAGAGATTCAGCCAGCGTTCACATCTTGTCCAGCACCGTCGCACTCACACCGGGGAGAAGCCCTACAAGTGTGCTGAGTGTGGGACCTGCTTCAGTGACAACTCTACCCTCATCCGTCATCGCCGTACACATACTGGAGAGAAACCTTTCAAGTGCTCacactgtgggaagagcttcagCCGCAACTCCTACTTAGTCTCACACCAACGGGTGCACATGTGGTAG